The following are from one region of the Stanieria cyanosphaera PCC 7437 genome:
- a CDS encoding 2OG-Fe dioxygenase family protein, with product MQKSLTNKRFNCLTDYALETINAINLDRLTYFFGNLLSDPYLKEKYRFRRLSRFQIVDNKIIKLPHNYLFQSKKYNPLLGDIIREYPEIEDELIKLKDFAKIVLEFSEFCQLCSDSNEIAVHQIRTTTSAWQTGQPAPEGIHRDGVDLVGIFCVNRHQIEGGITSLYRSKNDPPVLSKILNPGEFLIFNDEQFFHYTSAITALRSQLGIRDVFVLTCPGLLPPAN from the coding sequence ATGCAAAAGTCGTTAACAAACAAAAGATTTAATTGTCTTACAGATTATGCTTTGGAAACAATTAATGCTATCAATCTAGATAGACTAACTTATTTCTTTGGCAATCTATTAAGTGATCCTTATCTAAAAGAAAAATATCGTTTTAGGCGTTTATCTCGTTTCCAAATAGTTGACAATAAAATAATTAAATTACCCCATAACTATCTATTTCAGAGTAAAAAATATAATCCTTTACTGGGAGATATCATTAGAGAATATCCCGAAATAGAAGACGAACTAATCAAACTAAAGGATTTTGCCAAAATTGTTTTAGAATTTTCTGAATTTTGTCAGCTTTGCTCAGACTCTAATGAAATTGCAGTTCATCAGATTAGAACGACAACATCTGCTTGGCAAACAGGTCAACCTGCTCCTGAAGGAATTCATCGAGATGGAGTAGATTTAGTAGGTATTTTCTGCGTTAATCGACACCAGATTGAAGGAGGAATTACATCTCTTTACCGCTCTAAAAACGATCCACCCGTGCTTTCTAAAATTCTCAATCCTGGAGAGTTTTTAATCTTTAACGACGAGCAATTTTTCCACTACACATCGGCAATTACGGCTCTACGTTCCCAATTAGGAATTAGAGATGTATTTGTGCTTACTTGCCCTGGATTGCTACCTCCTGCTAATTAA
- a CDS encoding cysteine desulfurase-like protein, whose product MVGLDLKKIRAQFPALDQEINGEPVIFFDGPGGTQVPDSVMKAMSDYLRVSNANAHGEFATSRRTDELIDSARLAMADFLGCSPDEIVFGANMTTLTFSLSRAIARELKPGDEIIVTQLDHYANVSPWLALEEQGVVIRTVNLNVEDCTLDLTDLKQKVNERTKLVAVGYASNAVGTINNVAEVVKIAHAVNALVFIDAVHYAPHGLIDVRELDCDFLTCSAYKFFGPHVGVLYGKRKHFSRLRPYKVKPAPKEIPACWETGTLNYEGLAGVVATIDYLADLGRQILPSVENRRTAIVTAMTAIANYERELCQHLITKLLQIPGLTFYGISAPQKFNWRTPTVAIRLREQTPYAVAKALGDRGIFTWHGNFYALGLTERLGIESSGGLLRIGLVHYNSIAEIDRLLTALLEIAALPTV is encoded by the coding sequence ATGGTTGGTTTAGACCTTAAAAAGATACGCGCTCAGTTTCCAGCACTCGACCAAGAAATTAACGGCGAACCTGTAATTTTTTTTGATGGCCCTGGTGGTACTCAAGTACCTGATTCGGTAATGAAGGCGATGAGCGACTATCTTCGAGTATCTAACGCCAATGCCCACGGAGAGTTTGCTACTAGTAGACGAACTGATGAACTAATCGATTCTGCTCGTTTAGCTATGGCAGATTTCTTGGGGTGTAGTCCCGATGAGATTGTCTTTGGTGCAAATATGACCACGCTGACTTTCAGTTTGAGTAGAGCGATCGCACGGGAATTAAAACCAGGGGATGAAATTATTGTGACGCAACTGGATCATTATGCCAATGTTTCTCCCTGGCTAGCTTTAGAAGAACAAGGGGTAGTTATTCGGACTGTCAATCTTAATGTTGAAGACTGCACCTTAGATTTAACTGACTTGAAACAAAAAGTTAATGAACGGACAAAATTGGTAGCGGTTGGTTATGCTTCTAACGCTGTCGGTACAATTAATAATGTGGCAGAAGTAGTAAAAATAGCTCATGCTGTTAATGCCCTAGTCTTTATCGATGCAGTTCATTATGCTCCTCACGGTTTAATTGATGTTAGGGAGCTTGATTGCGACTTCCTAACCTGTTCTGCCTATAAGTTTTTTGGCCCTCACGTAGGCGTTCTGTATGGCAAACGGAAACATTTTAGTCGGCTGCGCCCTTACAAAGTTAAACCCGCCCCAAAAGAAATTCCTGCTTGTTGGGAAACTGGGACTCTCAATTATGAAGGACTAGCGGGAGTAGTAGCTACAATCGACTATTTAGCCGATCTCGGTCGTCAAATTTTGCCATCGGTTGAAAATCGTCGTACTGCGATAGTTACGGCAATGACAGCAATTGCTAACTACGAACGAGAACTATGCCAACATTTAATTACAAAATTGTTACAGATTCCTGGTTTAACTTTTTATGGGATTAGCGCTCCTCAAAAATTTAATTGGCGGACTCCCACCGTTGCAATTCGATTGAGAGAACAAACTCCCTATGCTGTTGCTAAGGCGTTGGGCGATCGCGGTATTTTTACTTGGCATGGCAATTTTTATGCCCTTGGACTTACCGAGCGTTTGGGCATTGAGTCGAGTGGTGGATTGCTTCGGATCGGTTTGGTTCATTACAACAGCATTGCAGAGATTGATCGTTTGTTAACAGCATTGCTTGAGATTGCAGCTTTACCTACGGTTTAA
- a CDS encoding threonine ammonia-lyase — MNIKLATFRPPNLENIRQAAKTILAQASDTPCRYSRHLSEMAKATVILKMENLQFTGSFKDRGALVKLLSLTAAQRKQGIIAMSAGNHAQAVAHQAQRLNIPAVIVMPCFTPNIKVERTRSFGAEVIFHGETLDDAIILGKQIAQEKNLNIVHPYDDEQIIAGQGTIALEMLTSHPDLEVLLIPVGGGGLIAGNAIAAKSLCPQIKIVGIQTQRFPSMLQALQGEPIICGSSTIAEGIAVKTPGKLTLSIIRELVDEILLVDEDEIEEAVRLLLEMEKTVVEGAGAAGLAALIKYSERFVGQKVGIILSGGNIDLPILAEIVQRSMVRSNQLVRLEVEIRDVPGALAEVARLIGETKANIIEVRHQREFSCLPLHSAELELVMMTRGVAHLQQIIEVLTKAGYKTRLQSICGTRGDRASTLKFD; from the coding sequence ATGAACATCAAGCTTGCTACTTTTAGACCGCCAAACTTAGAAAACATTCGCCAGGCAGCTAAGACGATCTTGGCGCAAGCGTCTGATACTCCCTGTCGTTATTCGCGACATTTATCAGAAATGGCAAAAGCAACAGTAATTCTTAAAATGGAAAACCTACAATTTACAGGTTCTTTTAAAGATCGGGGTGCTTTAGTAAAACTACTTTCCTTAACTGCTGCACAAAGGAAGCAGGGAATTATCGCGATGTCGGCAGGCAATCATGCCCAGGCAGTTGCTCATCAAGCTCAACGTTTAAACATTCCCGCCGTGATAGTCATGCCTTGTTTTACACCTAATATCAAAGTAGAAAGAACTCGCTCCTTTGGGGCAGAAGTAATTTTTCATGGTGAAACTTTAGATGATGCCATCATTTTAGGTAAACAGATTGCTCAGGAGAAGAACTTAAACATCGTCCATCCCTATGACGACGAACAGATTATTGCTGGACAAGGAACGATCGCTTTAGAAATGCTTACCTCTCATCCCGATCTAGAAGTTCTGTTAATTCCCGTAGGCGGTGGTGGTTTAATTGCAGGTAATGCGATCGCAGCAAAAAGCCTTTGTCCTCAGATCAAGATTGTGGGCATACAAACTCAACGCTTTCCTTCGATGCTACAAGCTTTACAAGGCGAACCGATTATCTGCGGTAGCTCGACTATTGCGGAAGGAATTGCCGTTAAAACCCCAGGAAAACTAACCCTATCAATTATCCGCGAGTTAGTCGATGAGATTCTGCTGGTAGACGAAGATGAAATTGAAGAAGCGGTGCGATTACTCTTGGAAATGGAGAAAACAGTTGTCGAAGGAGCAGGTGCAGCAGGATTGGCAGCTTTAATTAAATATAGTGAGAGGTTCGTCGGGCAGAAGGTGGGCATCATTCTCAGTGGTGGTAACATTGACTTGCCTATCCTTGCAGAGATTGTACAACGCAGCATGGTTCGTTCTAATCAACTAGTACGACTGGAAGTTGAAATTAGGGATGTGCCTGGTGCTTTAGCAGAAGTGGCTAGGTTGATTGGTGAAACTAAAGCCAACATTATCGAAGTGCGCCATCAAAGGGAATTTAGCTGTCTACCATTACACTCAGCAGAGTTGGAATTAGTAATGATGACGCGAGGAGTTGCTCATTTACAGCAAATTATTGAAGTACTAACCAAAGCAGGATACAAGACTCGTCTACAATCGATCTGTGGAACAAGGGGCGATCGCGCTTCTACTCTTAAGTTTGATTAA
- a CDS encoding NblA/ycf18 family protein, translating to MDASEEQGLSLEQQFKLEVLKKEIDGLNKEQAREYLLQIFRQMMLHENLCREMLKQCYL from the coding sequence ATGGACGCATCAGAAGAACAAGGACTCAGCTTAGAGCAACAATTTAAATTAGAAGTTTTAAAAAAAGAAATCGACGGACTAAACAAAGAACAGGCGAGAGAATATTTGCTACAAATATTTAGGCAAATGATGTTGCATGAGAATTTATGTAGAGAAATGCTCAAGCAGTGCTACCTGTAG
- a CDS encoding glycosyltransferase family protein: MPDFHINYVPTFTLLQKETLVAMEERLLQASTRIPIGVLIPALFSDLASSAMAHIIEELSQMQFIQKVYISLDRANAEDFHRAKEIVALLGDKGRLLWNDNPEVQQVIKQIDELLPLGPRGKGRAVWTALGYILAKEEVAVLAFHDADILTYDRLFMVRLLYSVVHLRYQFAKGFYARYGDRLYGRVVRLFYFPFVRSLREILGNLDFLEYMSDFRYPLAGEFAMFTSIAREMQFPSDWGIEVGILSEVYRLIRVPRICQVELTNRYDHKHQEIGSGSQLGLQKMVGDIARTFFAQISSQGIILSREFFRTLKLTYLNHARGVVGVYEAFAEMHDLNAYDLHLELTAVETFANALDTAFDDFHQYPFGAPLIPEWRRIEVAIDGIMQELTTALDRTEP, from the coding sequence ATGCCCGATTTTCATATCAATTACGTTCCCACCTTTACGCTTTTACAAAAAGAGACACTAGTTGCCATGGAAGAACGTCTCTTACAAGCATCTACTCGTATTCCAATCGGAGTTCTTATTCCTGCTCTTTTTAGTGATTTAGCCAGTTCTGCAATGGCTCATATCATCGAAGAGTTATCGCAAATGCAATTTATTCAAAAAGTTTACATCAGTCTAGATCGGGCAAATGCAGAAGATTTTCATCGAGCTAAAGAAATTGTCGCTCTTTTAGGAGATAAAGGACGCTTACTCTGGAATGATAATCCTGAAGTACAACAAGTAATTAAACAAATTGATGAGCTACTTCCGTTAGGACCTCGCGGTAAAGGTCGAGCGGTGTGGACTGCCTTAGGATATATTCTCGCTAAGGAAGAAGTAGCTGTTCTGGCTTTTCACGATGCGGACATCCTAACTTATGATCGTCTTTTTATGGTACGTCTGCTTTATTCGGTCGTACATCTTCGTTATCAATTTGCTAAAGGATTTTATGCTCGTTATGGCGATCGCCTTTACGGTCGAGTCGTGCGTCTGTTTTATTTTCCTTTTGTTCGTTCTCTGCGGGAGATTTTGGGCAATTTAGATTTTCTCGAATATATGTCAGATTTTCGCTATCCTCTAGCAGGAGAATTTGCCATGTTTACTAGTATTGCTCGGGAAATGCAATTTCCTTCTGACTGGGGTATCGAAGTAGGAATACTCTCAGAAGTTTATCGTCTGATTCGAGTACCCCGCATCTGTCAAGTAGAGTTAACTAATCGTTATGACCATAAACACCAAGAAATAGGTAGTGGTTCTCAACTGGGACTCCAGAAAATGGTTGGTGATATTGCTCGGACTTTCTTCGCTCAAATTTCTTCTCAGGGAATAATACTCAGTCGAGAATTTTTTCGGACTCTAAAATTGACTTATTTGAATCATGCTCGTGGTGTAGTTGGAGTATATGAAGCTTTTGCAGAAATGCATGACTTAAATGCCTACGATTTACATCTTGAATTAACTGCGGTGGAAACTTTTGCCAATGCTCTCGATACGGCTTTTGACGATTTTCATCAATATCCCTTTGGAGCGCCTTTGATTCCAGAATGGCGACGCATTGAAGTAGCGATCGATGGCATCATGCAAGAATTAACGACAGCTTTAGATCGTACTGAACCCTAA
- the fahA gene encoding fumarylacetoacetase, giving the protein MNRSINHTHDPNLRSWVESANQTKTDFPIQNLPFGIFRPRNTIEKPHIGIAIGEQILDLFVCREVGLLQGLPERLQEVCLESNLNELMALGNWATSALRDRLSLLLRLNGSNPPLDQKILLPMTSAELLLPAQIGDYTDFYASIFHATNVGKLFRPDHPLLPNYKYVPIAYHGRASSIIVSGTTIKRPQGQQKSPEESTPIFAPSQLLDYEMEVGFFVGSGNKLGQPITIDKAEEHIFGLCLLNDWSARDIQAWEYQPLGPFLGKSFATTISPWVVTLEALAPFRCPAFSRPEGDPSPLSYLYSQLDHQLGGINLTVELLLSSAQMRAQKMKPLRLSRASFGQMYWTIAQMLTHHTSNGCNLRSGDLLASGTISGAEEGSQGSLLEITRLGSQPIELPTGEVRSFLADGDEVILHGYCEQKGSARIGFGKCRGMVSSRLTDQV; this is encoded by the coding sequence ATGAATCGTTCAATTAATCACACTCACGATCCTAATTTACGCAGTTGGGTAGAATCAGCCAATCAAACAAAAACTGATTTTCCCATTCAAAATTTGCCCTTTGGCATATTTCGACCTCGAAATACAATTGAAAAGCCCCATATTGGTATAGCAATTGGTGAGCAAATTCTCGATTTATTTGTATGCCGTGAAGTTGGACTTCTTCAAGGACTGCCCGAACGTTTACAAGAAGTTTGTCTGGAATCAAACTTGAATGAATTAATGGCTCTGGGAAATTGGGCAACATCAGCATTACGCGATCGCTTGAGTTTACTGCTACGATTAAATGGATCAAACCCACCTTTAGATCAGAAAATACTTCTACCTATGACTTCGGCAGAGTTACTATTACCTGCCCAAATTGGTGACTACACTGACTTCTACGCCTCTATTTTTCACGCCACTAATGTAGGCAAACTATTCCGTCCCGACCATCCCTTACTACCAAACTACAAATATGTTCCAATTGCTTATCATGGACGTGCTTCTTCGATTATTGTAAGTGGCACGACGATCAAACGACCCCAAGGTCAGCAGAAAAGTCCCGAGGAATCAACTCCTATTTTTGCACCTTCTCAACTTCTAGATTATGAAATGGAAGTTGGTTTTTTTGTTGGTTCTGGCAATAAATTAGGACAACCTATTACTATTGACAAGGCAGAAGAACATATTTTCGGACTTTGCTTACTCAACGATTGGTCAGCACGAGACATTCAAGCTTGGGAGTATCAACCTCTTGGGCCTTTTTTAGGCAAAAGTTTTGCGACTACAATTTCTCCTTGGGTAGTAACTTTAGAAGCTTTAGCTCCTTTTCGCTGTCCTGCTTTTTCTCGTCCTGAAGGAGATCCCTCGCCTTTGTCCTATTTATATTCACAACTGGATCATCAACTGGGTGGAATTAATCTCACGGTTGAGTTATTGTTGAGTTCCGCACAGATGCGCGCTCAAAAAATGAAGCCATTGCGTTTAAGTCGAGCTTCCTTTGGGCAAATGTACTGGACGATCGCTCAGATGCTGACCCACCACACTAGTAATGGCTGCAATCTTCGCTCGGGAGATCTGTTAGCTAGTGGCACTATTTCGGGTGCTGAAGAAGGCTCTCAAGGCTCTCTGCTCGAAATTACTCGACTTGGTTCTCAGCCTATTGAACTGCCTACTGGGGAGGTGCGGTCTTTCCTCGCTGATGGGGATGAAGTGATTTTGCATGGATATTGCGAGCAAAAAGGCTCTGCCAGAATCGGTTTTGGTAAATGTAGGGGTATGGTTTCATCTCGTCTGACGGATCAAGTTTAA
- a CDS encoding AMP-binding protein translates to MAKHISLDQIVKCGVNQTIATAILPQINQWLISLPAVECWQNISQTILKPQHPFALHQLLYETVFCDWNTSQGNPPAWFPSKEEIAATNIAALIMKLKIASYSELHNWSSKNRAEFWEVMIERLNICFREKYTQIVDFSQGIESPQWLVGARLNIVESCFQAPRDDTAIIFQKEGDSLSTLTYEELETLTNRVANSLRDNGFVPGDAIAIAMPMTAESVAIYLGIIKAGCVVVSIADSLAAEAIATRLHLSKAKAIFTQDYILRAGKQLPLYSKIIEADAPQAIAVKTNSSLSVKLRQQDLFWTDFLTYKDQFTAFSAHPHAHTNILFSSGTTGEPKAIPWNQTTPIKCAVDGHLHHDIHPRDVVAWPTNLGWMMGPWLIYASLINQATIALYYDVPTKRGFGQFVQDARVNMLGVVPSLVNSWKVTDCMQGLDWSAIKAFSSTGECSTPQDMLFLMSLAGYKPIIEYCGGTEIGGGYLTGTLVQPCTPSIFTTPALGLDLAIFDENGQPADKGEVFIIPPSIGLSTELLNQDHHQVYFANTPSISLRRHGDRIERLSNSYYRGHGRVDDTMNLGGIKVSSVEIEQVLNAVEGVSETAAIAVEPAQGGPSQLVIYAVVTPNLNTDKEILLISLQQAIKQHLNPLFKIHDLEIVEALPRTASNKLMRRVLRDRYRTNSDEVNASPVVLRQGTVHQKNFNKMYV, encoded by the coding sequence ATGGCAAAGCACATATCGCTCGATCAGATCGTCAAATGTGGGGTGAACCAAACAATAGCCACCGCGATCCTACCACAAATTAATCAGTGGCTTATTTCTTTACCAGCGGTGGAATGCTGGCAAAATATCAGCCAAACAATACTCAAACCTCAGCATCCTTTTGCCTTACACCAACTTCTTTATGAGACTGTCTTCTGTGACTGGAACACTAGTCAAGGCAATCCTCCAGCTTGGTTTCCTTCTAAGGAAGAAATTGCAGCTACCAATATTGCTGCCTTGATCATGAAACTCAAAATAGCTTCTTACTCAGAACTTCATAATTGGTCGAGTAAAAATCGTGCTGAGTTTTGGGAAGTGATGATTGAACGACTAAATATTTGTTTTAGGGAAAAATATACTCAAATTGTCGATTTTTCTCAAGGGATAGAATCACCTCAATGGTTAGTAGGTGCGCGTCTGAATATTGTCGAAAGCTGTTTTCAAGCACCTAGAGATGACACTGCCATTATCTTTCAAAAGGAAGGAGACTCTTTATCTACTCTTACTTATGAAGAACTTGAAACTCTCACCAATCGAGTTGCCAATAGTTTGAGAGACAATGGCTTTGTTCCTGGTGATGCTATCGCGATTGCTATGCCCATGACTGCTGAATCTGTTGCTATTTACTTGGGTATTATTAAAGCTGGTTGCGTGGTAGTCTCCATTGCTGATAGTTTGGCTGCTGAGGCAATTGCCACTCGTCTGCATCTATCTAAAGCCAAAGCAATCTTTACCCAAGACTATATTTTACGTGCTGGTAAACAGTTGCCCCTCTACTCCAAAATAATCGAAGCAGATGCGCCTCAAGCGATCGCAGTCAAAACAAATTCATCTTTATCGGTTAAATTGCGTCAACAAGATTTATTTTGGACTGATTTTCTGACTTATAAAGATCAATTCACTGCTTTTTCGGCTCATCCTCACGCTCATACTAATATTCTGTTTTCTTCGGGTACTACAGGAGAGCCTAAAGCTATTCCCTGGAATCAGACTACGCCAATCAAGTGTGCTGTAGACGGACATCTACATCATGATATTCATCCACGAGATGTAGTAGCCTGGCCGACTAACTTAGGCTGGATGATGGGGCCGTGGCTAATCTACGCTAGCCTGATCAACCAAGCAACTATAGCTCTCTACTATGATGTCCCAACTAAGAGAGGATTTGGTCAGTTTGTCCAAGATGCACGGGTAAATATGTTGGGGGTAGTACCTAGTTTAGTAAATAGCTGGAAAGTAACTGACTGTATGCAAGGATTGGATTGGAGTGCGATCAAAGCCTTCAGTTCTACAGGGGAATGTTCTACGCCCCAAGATATGCTCTTTTTAATGTCTCTAGCTGGATACAAACCAATTATTGAATATTGCGGTGGTACGGAAATTGGTGGTGGCTATCTGACTGGTACGCTAGTACAACCATGCACTCCTTCGATCTTTACTACTCCTGCTTTGGGTTTAGACTTGGCTATCTTTGATGAAAATGGTCAACCTGCCGACAAAGGAGAAGTATTTATTATTCCCCCTTCAATAGGACTTTCTACCGAATTATTAAATCAAGATCACCATCAAGTCTACTTTGCTAATACTCCCTCTATTTCCCTACGCCGTCATGGCGATCGCATTGAGCGTCTGTCTAACTCTTACTATCGCGGACATGGTCGTGTTGACGATACGATGAATTTGGGTGGTATCAAGGTTAGTTCGGTAGAGATAGAACAAGTTCTTAATGCTGTAGAGGGAGTCAGCGAAACTGCTGCGATCGCGGTTGAACCTGCTCAAGGAGGCCCCAGTCAATTAGTAATCTACGCTGTAGTCACGCCTAACTTGAACACAGACAAAGAAATACTCCTGATTTCTCTACAGCAAGCAATTAAGCAACATCTCAATCCCTTATTTAAAATACACGATTTGGAGATCGTCGAGGCTTTACCCCGTACTGCTTCTAATAAACTGATGCGTCGAGTCTTACGCGATCGCTATAGAACTAATTCTGACGAAGTGAACGCAAGCCCTGTCGTTTTACGGCAGGGTACTGTTCATCAGAAAAATTTCAATAAAATGTATGTTTGA
- the pyrC gene encoding dihydroorotase: protein MQNLTLTRPDDWHLHLRDGEALKAVLPHTVRQFARAIIMPNLKPPVRSVADAAAYRGRIMAAIPAGKQFEPLMTLYLTDNTSPEEIIAAKASQFVKAVKYYPAGATTNSDFGVTDIRKCDRVFEMMEQVDIPLLLHGEVTDRDVDIFDREKVFIEKHLIPLKERFPNLRVVLEHITTADAVQFVLATNNIAATITPQHLLFSRNVIFQGGIRPHFYCLPILKREEHRLALLQAATSGNPKFFLGTDSAPHPRNSKESSCGCAGCYSALHAMELYAEAFESANSLDKLEAFASFYGADFYQLPRNSEQIALTKTTWRIPDEVPFPESGLVPLWAGQEIRWQMV from the coding sequence ATGCAAAATCTTACTTTAACCAGACCCGACGACTGGCATCTGCATCTACGGGACGGCGAGGCACTGAAAGCAGTTCTGCCCCATACAGTACGTCAGTTTGCCCGCGCCATCATCATGCCGAATTTAAAGCCTCCAGTACGCTCGGTAGCTGATGCTGCTGCTTATCGCGGTCGCATTATGGCAGCAATTCCCGCTGGCAAACAGTTTGAGCCACTGATGACCCTCTACCTCACCGACAATACCAGCCCCGAAGAAATTATCGCAGCCAAAGCATCCCAGTTTGTCAAAGCGGTAAAATACTATCCTGCGGGTGCAACCACCAATTCAGACTTCGGTGTGACGGACATTCGGAAATGCGATCGCGTTTTTGAAATGATGGAACAGGTAGACATACCTTTATTACTGCACGGGGAAGTGACAGACCGAGATGTGGATATATTTGACCGCGAGAAGGTGTTTATCGAAAAACATTTGATCCCTCTTAAGGAGCGATTTCCCAACCTGCGGGTGGTACTCGAACACATTACCACCGCCGATGCTGTGCAGTTTGTCCTAGCGACTAACAATATTGCTGCAACCATCACGCCTCAACATCTATTGTTTAGCCGTAACGTTATCTTCCAAGGTGGCATTCGCCCCCATTTTTATTGTTTACCAATTTTGAAACGAGAAGAGCATCGCCTGGCACTTTTGCAAGCAGCAACATCTGGCAATCCCAAGTTTTTTCTAGGCACTGATAGCGCACCCCATCCCCGCAATAGCAAAGAAAGTTCCTGTGGCTGTGCGGGTTGTTATTCAGCCCTCCACGCCATGGAGTTATACGCAGAAGCTTTTGAGAGTGCTAATTCTCTCGATAAACTTGAAGCTTTTGCCAGTTTCTATGGAGCAGATTTTTATCAACTCCCCCGCAATAGCGAACAGATTGCTTTGACCAAAACAACCTGGCGTATTCCCGATGAAGTTCCATTTCCTGAATCTGGACTCGTTCCCTTATGGGCAGGTCAAGAGATAAGATGGCAAATGGTTTAA
- a CDS encoding thiolase family protein translates to MFEVYIVSAVRTPIGRFGGVLANLSPVDLGVYVMQAALKQAGISGAALDLYIFGNVLKAGHGQLLPRQAALKAGIPNVVNGYAVDLVCSSGAIAIINAATAIRAGEADLVLAGGMESMSQTGFFLSHRARWGYKLLSDRSEPLKDLLLYDGLTDATTGESMGQQTERLVLEYGFSRQDLDEMALCSHQRAAAATKRGSFQSEIVPIEVTTSKGTQLIEQDEGVRPDTTLERLAQLPSAFQKNGVLTAGNSSQISDGAAALILASQSALERYELKPIAKVLGGTWTGGETWRFPELSIWAVKKLLEKLGRSITDFDLFENSEAFAINNLLFTKIFDVAIDRLNIYGGAIALGHPIGASGARIVVTLLNALQKQQLTLGLASVCHGTGGGTAIAFERV, encoded by the coding sequence ATGTTTGAAGTCTATATTGTTTCAGCAGTTCGCACTCCCATCGGTCGGTTTGGTGGTGTGTTGGCGAATCTATCTCCAGTAGATTTAGGTGTTTATGTGATGCAAGCTGCCTTAAAACAAGCGGGGATATCGGGAGCAGCTTTAGACCTTTATATCTTTGGCAATGTTTTAAAAGCGGGACACGGACAATTATTGCCCCGTCAAGCTGCACTTAAGGCTGGAATTCCTAATGTTGTTAATGGCTATGCAGTCGATCTAGTCTGCTCTTCTGGTGCGATCGCCATAATTAATGCAGCTACTGCTATCCGTGCTGGCGAAGCAGATTTGGTTCTCGCTGGTGGGATGGAATCGATGTCCCAAACTGGTTTTTTTCTCTCTCACCGAGCTAGATGGGGCTACAAATTACTTTCAGATAGATCAGAACCGTTAAAAGATTTGTTACTCTACGACGGATTGACAGATGCTACTACTGGCGAAAGCATGGGACAACAAACCGAGCGGTTGGTTCTCGAATATGGTTTCAGTCGTCAAGATTTAGATGAAATGGCTCTTTGTTCTCACCAACGGGCAGCAGCAGCAACCAAGCGCGGTAGTTTTCAATCTGAGATCGTCCCAATCGAAGTTACAACTAGCAAAGGCACTCAACTAATAGAACAAGATGAAGGAGTTCGTCCAGATACAACTTTAGAACGTCTTGCTCAACTTCCTTCTGCCTTTCAAAAAAATGGAGTTCTCACTGCGGGCAATAGCAGCCAAATCTCAGACGGAGCAGCAGCCTTGATTTTAGCTAGCCAGTCGGCATTGGAACGTTACGAACTAAAACCCATTGCTAAAGTATTGGGAGGTACATGGACTGGTGGAGAAACTTGGCGTTTTCCAGAGTTGTCAATCTGGGCCGTCAAGAAACTGTTAGAAAAACTCGGCAGATCAATAACTGATTTTGATTTGTTTGAGAATAGCGAGGCATTCGCCATTAACAATTTACTTTTTACCAAAATATTTGATGTTGCTATAGATCGCCTGAATATCTATGGAGGAGCGATCGCTTTAGGGCATCCCATTGGTGCTTCTGGAGCGCGAATTGTAGTTACTTTACTCAACGCTCTTCAAAAACAACAGCTAACTTTAGGTTTAGCTTCTGTTTGTCATGGTACAGGTGGAGGCACTGCGATCGCATTTGAGCGAGTTTAA